In one Dama dama isolate Ldn47 chromosome 5, ASM3311817v1, whole genome shotgun sequence genomic region, the following are encoded:
- the C5H22orf39 gene encoding UPF0545 protein C22orf39 homolog isoform X2, whose product MAEGEGWRPPRPCEAYRAEWELCRSAGHFLRHYYVHGERPACGQWRRDLASCREWEERRSAEAQRSLCESERARVRAAQKHGLVWVPRQSPPEDWHLPLPEDKDG is encoded by the exons ATGGCGGAAGGTGAAGGCTGGCGG CCGCCGCGCCCGTGCGAGGCCTACCGCGCCGAGTGGGAGCTCTGCCGCAGCGCCGGGCACTTCCTGCGCCACTACTACGTCCACGGCGAGCGGCCGGCGTGCGGGCAGTGGCGGCGCGACCTGGCCAGCTGCCGCGAGTGGGAGGAGCGCCGCAGCGCCGAAGCCCAG CGGTCCCTGTGTGAGAGCGAGCGGGCCAGAGTTCGGGCTGCACAGAAGCACGGCCTGGTGTGGGTGCCCAGGCAGAGCCCCCCAGAAGACTGGCACCTCCCTCTGCCCGAGGACAAGGACGGGTGA